The Etheostoma cragini isolate CJK2018 chromosome 15, CSU_Ecrag_1.0, whole genome shotgun sequence genome window below encodes:
- the cacng1b gene encoding voltage-dependent calcium channel gamma-1 subunit, with protein MFEEQATKVKITSVVIVVGMSSMLAAVVTDHWAVLSPRVEKLNTTCEAAHFGLWRLCKKSIFIVEEDPQGKGCGPISLPGAQNCSYFKHFTSGEEAEVFEVKTQKEYNISAAAITIFSLFLLILGTLCVVFSFGKGRDYLLRPAGMFFGFAGLCIVISVEVMRQSVKRMIASDETIWIEYYYSWSFTCACAAFTLLILSGVALLLISMPHMPRNPWETCMDAEPDTLD; from the exons ATGTTTGAGGAGCAGGCGACTAAGGTCAAGATCACGTCCGTGGTGATTGTGGTGGGCATGTCGTCAATGCTGGCAGCAGTGGTGACTGACCACTGGGCCGTGCTCAGCCCCCGGGTGGAGAAGCTCAACACTACTTGCGAGGCGGCCCACTTTGGTCTCTGGAGGCTCTGCAAGAAAAGTATCTTCATTGTGGAGGAGGACCCTCAGGGCAAAGGCTGCGGCCCCATCAGTTTACCTGGAG CACAAAACTGTTCCTACTTCAAACACTTTACCTCGGGGGAAGAAGCTGAAGTTTTTGAAGTGAAGACCCAGAAAG AGTACAATATTTCAGCAGCAGCCATCACCATCTTCAGTCTGTTCCTCTTGATCCTGGGCACCCTTTGTGTCGTCTTCTCTTTCGGGAAGGGACGAGACTACCTGCTCCGGCCTGCTGGGATGTTCTTCGGCTTTGCAG GCCTTTGTATCGTCATTTCTGTCGAGGTGATGCGCCAGTCTGTCAAGCGCATGATTGCCAGTGATGAGACAATCTGGATTGAATACTACTACTCCTGGTCCTTTACCTGCGCCTGTGCCGCCTTCACCCTGCTCATCCTCAGTGGAGTAGCCCTGCTCCTCATCTCCATGCCCCACATGCCACGTAACCCCTGGGAGACCTGCATGGACGCCGAGCCTGACACCTTAGATTAG